From one Ahaetulla prasina isolate Xishuangbanna chromosome 18, ASM2864084v1, whole genome shotgun sequence genomic stretch:
- the RCC2 gene encoding protein RCC2, with protein MPRRKADAASSGNGTGAARKRASTVRGAPLAAKKKNRSGGGSSSSSSSNNGGGGSSGEEQDGLVLPLLSAPGGSKKAPRTGGREQQNPPGLQSPQAAVVVNEPEHTKERIKLEGSKCAGQLLIFGATNWDLIGRKEVPKQQAAYRNLGQNLWGPHRYGCLSGIQVRTVISGPCAAHSLFITVEGKLWSWGRNDKGQLGHGDTKRVDAPKPIEVLSSETVVSAACGRNHTLALTDNGSVFAFGENKMGQLGLGNQTDAVPSPTQIMYNGQPITKVACGAEFSMIMDCKGNLYSFGCPEYGQLGHNSDGKFIARAQRIEYDCELVPRRVAIFLEKTKDGQILPVPNIVVRDVACGANHTLILDSQKRVFSWGFGGYGRLGHAEQRDEMVPRLVKLFDFPGRGAAQIYAGYTCSFAVSETGGLFFWGATNTSRESTMYPKTVQDLCGWKIRSLSCGKSSIIVAADESTISWGPSPTFGELGYGDHKPKSSTAAQEVKTLDGIYTEQVAMGYAHSLAIARDESEAEKEKIKKLPEYNPRTL; from the exons ATGCCCCGGCGGAAGGCAGATGCAGCCAGTTCAGGGAACGGCACGGGGGCAGCGCGCAAACGAGCAAGCACCGTCCGGGGGGCCCCGCTGGCCGCCAAGAAGAAGAACCGGAGCGGtgggggcagcagcagcagcagcagcagcaacaacgggGGCGGGGGCAGCAGCGGAGAGGAGCAGGACGGGTTGGTGTTGCCCCTACTCTCGGCCCCCGGAGGAAGCAAGAAGGCGCCCCGAACCGGAGGGCGAGAGCAACAGAACCCCCCCGGCTTGCAGTCACCCCAGGCCGCCGTGGTGGTCAACGAGCCAGAACACACCAAAGAGCGCATT aaACTGGAAGGTTCGAAGTGTGCGGGACAGCTTTTGATATTTGGAGCCACCAACTGGGACTTGATAGGCCGGAAGGAAGTCCCAAAACAGCAAG CTGCTTATCGCAACCTTGGCCAGAACCTGTGGGGGCCGCACAGGTACGGATGTCTCTCGGGAATCCAAGTCCGGACGGTAATTTCGGGCCCATGTGCCGCTCATAGCCTCTTCATCACCGTGGAAGGGAAGCTGTGGAGCTGGG GACGCAACGACAAAGGACAGCTGGGCCACGGAGATACCAAGCGGGTCGACGCCCCTAAGCCTATAGAGGTCCTCAGCAGTGAGACGGTTGTATCAGCCGCTTGTGGCCGCAACCACACACTGGCTCTCACAG ATAACGGATCTGTTTTTGCTTTCGGAGAGAACAAGATGGGGCAACTTGGATTGGGGAACCAGACGGACGCCGTTCCTAGTCCTACGCAG atcatGTACAACGGCCAGCCGATTACCAAGGTGGCTTGCGGGGCAGAGTTTAGCATGATTATGGATTGCAAAGGGAATCTTTACTCGTTCGGTTGTCCTGAGTATGGACAGCTAG GGCACAACTCTGACGGGAAATTCATCGCCCGAGCCCAGAGGATAGAATACGACTGCGAGCTGGTTCCCCGTCGCGTAGCCATCTTTCTCGAGAAGACCAAAGATGGCCAGATCCTCCCGGTTCCAAATATCGTCGTGAGGGATGTGGCGTGCGGCGCGAATCACACG CTCATCCTGGACTCGCAGAAACGTGTCTTCTCCTGGGGGTTTGGCGGTTACGGCCGATTAGGACACGCGGAGCAGCGGGACGAGATGGTGCCACGGTTAGTTAAACTTTTCGATTTCCCCGGCCGTGGGGCTGCACAGATCTACGCAGGATACACCTGCTCTTTTGCGGTCAGCGAAACGG gaggcctgtttttctgGGGAGCGACGAATACTTCCCGAGAGTCAACGATGTACCCCAAAACTGTGCAGGATCTGTGCGGCTGGAAAATCCGTAGTTTGTCCTGTGG GAAGAGCAGCATCATAGTAGCAGCGGATGAGAGCACCATCAGCTGGGGGCCGTCTCCTACCTTTGGAGAGCTG ggtTATGGAGATCACAAGCCGAAGTCATCAACTGCAGCTCAGGAGGTGAAAACGCTGGACGGGATTTACACGGAACAG GTAGCCATGGGCTACGCGCACTCCTTGGCCATTGCCCGCGACGAGAGCGAAGCCGAAAAGGAGAAAATCAAGAAATTGCCAGAATACAACCCACGTACCCTCTGA